The Musa acuminata AAA Group cultivar baxijiao chromosome BXJ2-2, Cavendish_Baxijiao_AAA, whole genome shotgun sequence genome contains the following window.
GACTTTCCTACGGTTGAAGAAAAACATAGGCCAGAGACAGCGCAAAACCCATCAGAATAATAAGTGCCTCAAGACCCGATCTTGGCGTGCCCTTCCAACTAACATAACCGGAAAGACGCCAACTTTGGAACGAACAGAAAAGAATCGTCGATAAATTTCGATCAGAAGCGAAGGTTTCTGGTGCTTCCGAAGCCCAaaacagggaaaaaaaaaaggaaggaatagGATTGGGCTTCGTTCCCGGGAATCGGGCGTGCGAGCGGGGTAGAGTAAGACGACCGAACAGAAAGATCGCGGAACGCGGTGACAGAAGACTTAAATCTCGGTGGTCGGATTCATCTCCTCCTCCATCTCACCTGCCGTCCGATCTTGGGAAGGCGTCCCCGTCGCTCGCTGGCGTCACGAACGTTCCATTTGACTTGTCGGGACGCAAATGGCCCACCACCAACCCCGGGCGGGTGTGACCGATCTGGCAGCGCACGAAATATCACAATTTGCCGGCATGACAGGACGAGCTTCGAAGAAAGCACTGTTACCAAAAGAAAGGGTTTTGGAACGATGAGATCGACAGCGCCGCCAGAATCATCTCCGTATCCACAACTTCAAATGTGGTTTGGAAGAAAGAGATCTCTCCCACCAACGTGGGATGAGTCTCCTCCATCTCTCTGGCCCATCGAGTATGATTCTTATTGCTCTATGGCTCATCAATATCAAATGCATATATTAGCTATCCTATTGATAATTTTAGTCAATATTTATACATCAGTAAGAACCTTTCTATGTGTACATTTAAACTCAACGGAGTTGAGTAgcttaatgtcatcaaccatagaTCTCATTAGCCACATAACAGGACAAGAACCAGAGATCTTACGCGAAAGATTTTGACAATCTGATCGAATCCTCAATTGGATTGGGCCTAACTACTCGTTGCTACTCGTCCTTCGCGAAGTAGCCAACACTTTGCACGACCAGAAGATGCTTCAAAGAAGCCATCACAGTCCAACTGAAAACCAGTCCAAcatcattgtttctaaccacataaACTCTATTCTGAGTCCTTTCGGTATTCACTGCTACCTTCCTCAACACAGATAGCTTATTGACCTCACGGTTGCGATAGTAATAAACATTGTTTCTAACCAACCATAATTGTCATAGGAAACTGCAATAAGACACCTAATGTAAGATTTTGCCAGCCACCAATCCCGCCTGGTTACCCCTCACATTATTCTCTGGTGAAGGTTTGACATAGCATAAGATATATTTTGGGTCCGAGCCACGTTACAACCAATGCCACCGCTAGGTTAGCAAGAGGAGCACTCCTATGCGTCAAACCGAAATCCGTACCAAGGCGTTCCTCTGCACGCTCCATCTCGAAAAGTTCGGGACGACATCGTATGGCATCGTCCCCGCGCGTCCCGGGACAGTGACCGCACAAATGTACTATCTCGTCCCTCGAGGATCAACTATTGTACTAAACACGACGTCGTATAAAAACCCTTGTCGCCATCTGGCCCAGGCGAGGAGCGGAAGACAAATAAAAACCCCCATTaagcactgacttgatcgtcggaggagcCAAAGTCGGTAACCAACCAACGAGGGCCTTCTGTGCAGAAAAATGACCACCACAGAGCCATAATCATCATCCCGACCGAGAGATGCCAACCAACACTCCGTTGCCAGTACCCTGAGGGCGTGACCAACTTCGGTAACCAACAAAGTCGACCACAGACTTTCGACATCGACATGTGGATCATaccatgctgactcatcagtTCATCAACAATAGCTTTCCATCAACAATAGCTTCCATCTCTAGTAAAGGAAAAGGACAACAACAACTGTTTCAAGAAGAAGCTCTCTCCTATACAAATAGTGTGTATGTGCATTATTTGTTGTGATATTTAATTTGTATTATATATAGTGTTGGACTTGGGTAGATCATATACGGTCTGCCGTCTGTCGCATGTCATCTCGATCGTTCAGATTCTCGAGTCGGAGTGCTTCTGAAAGACTTACGACAAGACGAGTTTCCTTTTCTGACAACCCGAATCTTTATCTTGTAATCTTCTTCATCCAAGTCAATCCCGGAAGCATTCACATACATCGACCGCAGATTTATCAGCCATATCGCTTAATCCAGTGGATCATATGATTCGAGATTTAATTTGTGCATATGATCCGCTTACAATTTCTTGTTGTATGATTCCTAGGAATCGTGCATGATGCAACTAAAGTTCTATACCGAGACAATGATTTCCTGAACTACTGCTGCTCGAGTAGGAAAAGGCCACAGTGCATGCAAAGCAAACAGAAACACAGTTCCCTGCTTATACGGCCATGGCGGCCGGACACGAAGAGTCCCCTCACCGCTGCGGCCACGCCGGGGGAGAATGCTGTCAGCTtcactatataataataataattattattattattattattattactataatTGTGGTTAATCGGAAGAGCTCCAACTCTGCTTTCGTAATCCAAGTATATATAATTATCATTGGAGGATAAAGTATAACTGTTGTTTATAATTTTCTTACCATAAGTTCTTCCATCCCAATAAATCTTTTCAGCTTtctctatttattttaatctaaatttttatcttttatttcatcataagcttaattatttgaattaatcttatcacaccttcttaatttaaaataattataacttaaagttatattcagaaaaaaaaaaaaatcgctaAACTTTTGTAAAAATAACGATAAACTAATCTTCGATGTAATAATccatttgaaaatttcttttatcACGAATGAAATGATGTAGAACTTCAATATGTTTGGTATACTTATGAAAGATACGATTCTTCGTCATTACAATGGTAGACTTATTATGATAGTAAATTTTAGTTAGATCATCTTATTTTTCTTGAAGtcaaattatttgatatattgtATTTATAATCGTAACATACTCAAGAGAGTAacacatttttattttattattatccacTTATAAAATACTTTTTCTATCATCTACACAATCAATCAAATCACtatcaatataaaaatataacttaaatattttatctGCTTTTAACATATATCATAATTAAAAGTTTCCTTCGTATATCCAACAACTCTTTTAGCTACCTTTACCAACTTACAATAATAATACTGTTAGGTGATAGACTGCATTGCCATCGACGACGGCGCCTTTGACCTTAACATCACCGGAATCAACTGCGGCCCTGGACATGGTATAAGGTCGGTCTAGTTGTACGAAGCACAGGCATTGTTCTTTGACTGTGTTAGCTGTAATGGCAACGATGGACTAACGTACCCAACCTTGCAGTGTTGGAGGCTTAGGGAAGAACAGAGCCGGAGAAACCGTGGTGCAGGTACGTGTGACTCGATCCAATCTCACCAACACTGACGACGGCGTCCGAATCAAGACATGGCCGGTGAGTATTAATTCCGTGGTTCTAAGCTTTGATTGACTACTAAAGCATATGATCGCCGATGTCCGTGCTTTCTTCCTCAAGGATCAATTTCTTCTCCGTGGAAAACCCCATTCGGATCGACCAAAACTATTGTGACCAAAAGGGCGGGGCGGTGTGCGATCCCGATGATGTAAGGCAACGACAGCAAAGGTTTGTGGATTTGGCGATTAGGAGAACCACAGCTAACTGCGTatacgtgcatgcatgcatgcagccaTCGGCGGTGGAAGTGAGCAACGTTGCGTTCAACGATTGGCGGGGGTCTTCGGCGAAGTCGAGCGGCGTGGCCATCAGATTGGGATGCAGCGCGGGCGTGCCCCGTAGATCGATCGTGGTCAACGATGTGGAGATCAGATCGGAGGATGGAAAGAGCGAAGCGTCGACGGAGTGCGAGAATGGCAAGGGAACAAATTGCCCAACCCGCACGCCTCCGATCGACTGCCTGACTCCGGAGGACGATGACCTAATTGCTTCCGCTCAACAACAACCACCGCCAACATTACTTAGGAGTACTTTAGGAACTTGATGTGTTTATGTTGCTGATGTCTCTTTGGTTTATATAGGTAGATTTAGTTTTTAGGTTACATCCATTAGATCAGATGAGTCCTTCCTCTCTTTAGCTTTTTATCTATGTAATCTGTATCTGATTACAGTAGGAAAGGAAATGTTGGACTCTGCACATTGGCATTCGCCAAAGTTGCAGGGATTTGCTTCCTCCACACTCTTGCATGCCTCTCCCCAgaggcgcacacacacacactcctcGATCAAGCAAGTAGGGATGAACCTGAAGCTCTTCCCTAAGCCAATGGCATGTTCATCAAGAGCCAACAAAGTACCGCTTTGCTTAGGCCTACATTGGAGAGACCATCTGATTGAAGCATATCTAATAGTTTCTCGATCTTTCAGGCTCGTCTTAGATATGCACAAGAAAAaagatgatttcattaaacaatgCGCGGCTGAATTATCCCAAGAATTGTCCTACGGACGGACACCTCAGAAATTAATGATAAGAAATGTGCAACTTGTTTGTTATATATGGCACAAGTGAAGCCTTTTCCAACACAGCCTATTATGTGCTCTGTAACCCTCCATTGCATGCCTGCATGTGTTCTTCGAGAGCATTCAGCGCGAACTCACCATGGTCATCTTCATCGATTGGTGTCTCTAGATCTCTAGAACAATAACTGGAGACAAGGCAAGAACCAATCTTGACTCAGTAGCTATTCAAAAATGCAATGTGACATGCTAAAATTGAAGTGGCAACAGTAATTGAACTCACACTCTGAATCCGTCTTGACCCATTTACACTGAgctttcctcttctcctcctcctcctccgcttcccCTTCCTGCGATCTCCCAACTGGCTTGTTCTCCAAGTATTTCTGCGATGAAGATGGAGTGGAGCTTTGTTGGTGCATCTTCTTGGTGAGAATTGCCCTCAAAATCTATCATGAGACGGTGTGATGAAGTGTTTGGTGCGCAACAGAGGAGAGTTTGATGCGAGCAAGCATGCATACCTTCTCCATCCTTGATTCCGGCATGGGATCCCTAAAGCCGGGAGCTGGCGCGAAGCCGCCGCCACAGACGAACATCCTCTTGAGAAGAAAGGAGATGGACTTCTTCTTGATGGCGTTGCGGTTACCCAGCAGCACTTCCTTCACCTTGCTCAGTACGATCTTGGTGTTGGGCGAGAGGTCTCCATTGTTGTCGTTGTCCAGATACTCGAGCTTGGCGCTCGCGATCCTGTCGACCTCCAAGCTCGATGGGCAGTTCAGAAATCGATTCAGCGGCAGCTTGGCTCTGTCTTCTTCGCCGAACTCCGATCCAGCGGACTTGGTTTTCGACTTGAGTGACAGCAGCTTCTTCAGTTCTTTCTGCAGGTTGCTTACTTCGTCGATCGTGAAGTTGGATAAGTCTTCTGAGGGAGAATCCAAGGTTCGAGAATGCTCGTCTCGCCGTGGTTCCTCCTTCATCTCGCTGTTGCCGAGCGTCCCAATCGACAACAATGCCTGTGGCCAGTCGTTGAGTTCTTCTTTCTGAGAACTCGGCATGGAAGGATCTAAAGAACAGAGCAGAGATCAGCTGTCATGCAACAACAAAGACTGCAGAAGAAAAATCTCACTTACAGTGAGCTGAACTCGATCCAGCATCGAAGCTCTTCTTCTCCTGCCTCCCGTGGAACTTGTTCTGCACCCAGCCAAAGATCTAAACACGAGACACAAACGCTACTGAGGCACTGATGGCAAGCAAAGCAGGGAAAACTAGTTCAAGAGGTCCCAGTCCTTACTCCCATAGCTTCAACCAAAGATCCTTGGCGAGAACAAAGCGAAagcctccctctcctctccaagaTTGTTGAGAGTGTCCGTGGCCTGCCTACCTTAAATGGAGAACAAGAAAGAGCAGGTCCTCAGAACCATGGTCTTCAGCCAATGGGAAGTGTGGATGGTTAAATAGGCTGGGAGAGAAGTGCTACAGAATCCCCTGTCCAATCTTCACTAGTTTAATGGCATTACTTATGGTTCAAGTCcccatacagagagagagagagagagagagaaattccCCTGAAGCCTTTTTGTTTTCTGCCTTTTTGGTTGATGCACCCATCGACGGGAACAATGATCTTGAGCATGTAATCCTGAGGTTGCTGCAGATGAGCCCTGGAAGTTGCCGACTTCAGATTGAGTAGTAGAAACAAGAGGAAGGTTTGGGGATCCAAGTAACATTGCCAGCCACTTTAGCTCTCATGATCTCTCTCCTTGGACCAACCAGGGAGAAGAATGTGCAGGTAAACCTCATCTCATTGGTTTCAGTACACGGGCACTTCTCGACACCCACCGCCTGCCCTGGAAACCACAACCCCTGCTTGAATCAGACCACCATGGGCACATGAGGGTGGAGATCATTGCCAGACAGGGGCTTCAAAGGATAATGCTTGGACATGACTGCTTGTTTCCTTGGGTTGCATCAAAGTTTTAAACCCCAGGTTTCTAGCTCTTGATATATACAATGCCCACAAGCTTAGGATCTTAGGAATTACCAAGGAAGATCATGGATGGCACATCATCGTTATCATATCTGAATCGGATGTATATATTTGTCATGTATTTTGATGCCAAACCCAGTAATACTTGCAGCAATGGGTTAATCCAGGATGAGCTATGAAAAGGTAGCATGTACGAGAGCTGGGACAGTAGCAGAGTTTGGATGCGTCTGGGTTGTCTGTGCTTTGCTTTTAAGCTGTAGACAGGGCTGTACAGCATTAACATGTAGACAAACAGGTAGTGTGGCCTACATTCCACTTGGTTAGGATCAAAGCTGCACAGAAGTTGCAGTTCTATCCTGCGCTAGTGGCCCAGGGAGCTTCCAATCCTTATCAACTTCTCTGCAAGTGGCACTCGATGTTTATGATTCTCACTTCCCTACTGTGTAGCCTCAAGTCTATTGAGCTTTTTTATATATGTATCCGTAGCAATAATTGTACTCGTTATCACTGGGAAATGATGATCTCAATGCCCTCGTGAGGTATGTCCCGGTGGCATGGCAGGGTCGTGCATTATATCTATGCATCCATCAGGGCCCCAAGCCTGTCGATGGATTCGCATATGATCTATTCATTTGTATCTTTCTTGCACAGACATAGCAAGAGTCCTATGTTGATAGGAAAGGAGATCTCAgtgcaacagagagagagagagagagagagagagagagagagagagagagcatggcaTGGGTATTGATGTGTGCGTGTGTTCCTTACCCACCGTACCGGCtgattcatctctctctctctctctctctctctctctctcgtgctcaTCAGTAACCAGTGACTATCTCCAAGTCTCCCCATGGTCGGAAGCCCATACTGCAGCAGAACAGCAGCATCGATAATAAGTGTAATCTGAGATTGGCTACACAAATATTTCCTTGATATCGAGTTGCAGGATTCAATCTAAGAGAGACAACATCTGCGGTCTTTTCCTATGATTAATGGATCCCCATAAATGGAGATACCTGCGGATATAATAAAGGCCTGCAAACAGCTTCCTTTTTGAGAACCCCGAGATTAGGCTTTGCATACCACCCATTGCCTCTATAATAATGAGATGAGTAGATGATGGTTAATCTGCACCCAGCACTCCGACAATGATGCCATAAAACTATCACAAACTACATCGCTCTTGATGAGTCCACGTCTGTGCACACAGCTCAGGTGTTTATATTAAGCCAACACAGGAGACGGCACAGGCCAGAAAAGGTTTGACTTTAAGACGAATGCTTAACGAAGAGGTTAACGCTAACAAGATGCTTATTCTGACACGATCGCCATGTTTTGACCACATAGAGGTGCCTAATGCACTGCAGTCCGGAAAAGAAGCATGAGATGAGTCCAATGATGGCATTCCGTGCCATCTCAGGAGCCACAAACTAGAAGTTTGAACAGTGCAGCAAAACCCAGAACCAAAAGTCGTAAGAGAGAGGTATACTTGTACAGACAACATCAGCATTATGAGGATTGTGAAGATGACATCCGACTCCATCTTAAGCATTGCACCCCCGTAAACACGTAAGAGATTACGTCGATGATTAGGGTATAAACTACTACGAGACCAATAGTATAATGTTCTAACTCCATCGATCGCTGCGGTCAACCGATCGACACATTTGCAGCATCACTTTTGAGCAAAGAAATCTCGCAGAATGTTGTTGAGATGTTCATAGCGAGCGACCCTTGGTTATTTATTTATATGGAAGATAATGAAGATCCGCTAGGAGGACTTGCAGCAGCTATCTGATGAACCATACCACCTTTCTACAACTCTAAAGAGGAAGCTTCATTAAAGAAAGAGAGGCATGAGAGTATTGAGGGAAGCAACCGTACCTTTTCTGGGTGCAAGAGATTACAAACAGCTCTCCCATGTGGTCCACTAGAAGACTTGCACTACAGTTAGGGTTTCTCATCTCCCTCGAGATGCATGTTAAATGCAAAAGAGAGGGCATGTAGAATTAAATCAGTCCGAGGGAAGGTACGGCAAAGAAGCCATGTGAGCTCCTTCAAAGCTGCTCTTAGTGGGTGTTAGGGTTCCAATGCTTCCAGAGTGCACGAGATACTTCCCTAAATGGAAAGATCGCGACTAGGGCTGGATATGAGTCAACATTGACGAGTTCATACTCCACAAACATACTTTCCCCCACAGGGTTGCAAATAAAAGTGAAACGATGCCATCAAAGCATTTGAAGAAGGAAACAATTTGTTTTCACGTTGGCTTGTCTGATTTCTTTTGTACTGTAGTTTGCATGTTTTATCAGTTTTTGATTTGGGCCAAATTTGAGTCAATCAATCCAGATTGACTAAAAACATGACTTCAACAGCCAATCCAGATCGAGTCAAACTTAGAGAGCCATGAATACAAGGCACTGTACAACTCACTGGCAACACAAAGCGAACGATTCGCATAATTAATGTACAAGAGTGAGACGAGAGAGGAATCTAACTAATTGGAGCACTCGGTGCAGCACTCTGAGCAGGCAAGGCATGATAGAGCTGTGCAGAGCTGTGCCATTGCAATCACTAACTGATCATTCAGCTTAGaacatgtctttatgcagcatgggcaacagcagcagcaggctATCCTGTTGCAGCAGCCAACAGCCTTGTGGTAGATTTCAAAGGTCTCGTGTTCCTTAGCCTCTGCAAACCCCGTAGAGCGATTTTCCTTGGTTGCAATTACATTTCCAAATCCGTTAACCATGCTGCGCACTGAAATCGACAAGTTATCATCTGGGCCAGAATGCTTTCGAGATTCTCTTTTCTTAACCTGTCGAGTTTTGCAAAATTCATCAGATGGCTTCACAGTTATGGTGCTGAGACACAATGCATAGTTTCAGGTTGGTCTCTTTGGTAATGCAAACAAAACAGTATGCTGATTGCAGACTACATTCCTGTTGCAGTGGGTTTATGTAGAACTTAAATAAAGAAGAATTAGCAAACAGATATATCATTGCATATCGTACAAAACGTTGTAATCAGAAATCTAAGAAGTGATGATGTTGAAACTAGTAAAGTAACTGGGTTAACAATAACAGAGATTTCTTACCCAAGATCTTCGCTACTGCTAATGCAACAACCTAAGACTGGGAGATTTGCTGAGAGGATGTCAATTAAGATGAGAAATGAGGAAATTTACTTAACACGATCATAATATCTTAAATTAATGAATCCGACTCTTAAGACTTTTCTCCTTTTCTGAAAGACTGAAACTATTCAGCATATGGAAAATACAGAAAAATTTGTTCTTATGATAGCAATGCAGCTATTTGCTACAAAAAATCATGCATATTTAATTAAAGCATAATGACCATAAACATCAGCATAGAATttttctttacaagttgaaacCATCCACATGCTTATTCAGCTTACTGAAGGAGCACAAGAAGTCATCACTATTTTAAGAAGTACATTTCAACTAAAGAATTCGTTGAAGCTTCAAATATTGTGTGTCCTACCCTATAGTTGATGTGTGACAAAATTACTCCGAGATTTTAATCATTAAATCACCTTTCTATTAGCAGATCAGGTGATTTGTTATTCTGGTAAAAACAAACTCTGTATTTGTAATAGATAGGCACATGTTACAGACTTTGAATAACCATATGCCATGTGGTAGAATGCAATACCGCATCCTCCATACCTTTTTTACGGCCTCCTGTTTCTCTGTTTCAGTTTGAAGTAAGACCATACATGTATACTCCGACGGGATGCTGCTCTGTATGCTCAATTTAATCACCTACAGATTGAAGCAGGAAATAGAAACAAGTATAAGATCTAGcaataataattttttcatcTAACTATTGCTGAATATTTAGATATTGTGGCAAATTTGTTCTACAAGCAGACATGAACCCAAAAAATTTGCAGccaattaaagaaaaaatatgtTTGGACATTTTGAAAAAAAAGATATTCTTGCATTAATTTTTCAGAAAaactcaaaattcataatatagATGTCCTTCAAAGTATGATAACAACAAACCTTCTCCTCGAGTTGTTTGCTCTCAGAAAACCATGCCTGAGATGTAAGAAGATCAATATGCTGCTTAGCCAAAGCCTGTAGAAAAATGTGATTTTAGAAATGAAAAACATTTTAAATTCACTATTTGTTTTCAGTGGCATGCATAACTCAGCTAATCGCCATGTGAATAAAAGGGCAAATACACAAGCATATAAATAAACAAACAAGCCTTGTAACATAAGAATCTATCCTAAGCTTTCTATTTTCTTAATAATATTGATGATGATGGTTTTGTCATGGATACCACGTCAGTGCTCCTCAAAATTATGAAAGAATCTGTCCGGAGCATTCTATTTTCTTAATAATATTGATAATGATGATGGTTTTGCCATGGATACCAAGTCAGTGCTCCTCAAAATTATGAAAGGTCAAAGGGCATGTAAGAATATAGATCAGAGCACAATCTGGATATCACATTAGTCATCAGAGCTCTCTaactatttttgaaaaaaaaagagagaataatGACTCATAACACTAATAGGATAGGTAAATTTACAAATTTGACGTAGAAAATAGTTGCAGTGCTTTATACTCATGTTTTTCTCTAACTTCAAAGTATAAAACATGTTCCAATTAGCTTTCATTCTAAAACATAAAACCAGTGCTTACAACTGGGTGTGTAttgcaatatatatttttttaaacttaaaatgtAAGCTCTGATAGATAACAAAATCAACAAAAATAAGTTAATAGTTGGCAGCAACTATGTCACAATCTTAAAagagatgcatcttcttccaaaatccGCATGAAAGCAAAATGATGCTGGTCAAAACCTTTCAAAACTTCCTAGAATGTTGACCATGGAGAAACAGTATACAAGGTCTCTAAGTCTTTAATATGAACATCTGAACTTCAAATCGACAAGAATCATGATAAATATGACCCAGCCCTTCCTTTCAAGATACCCTGGCACATAAATGGGAATGTGCTAGCACAGTATGGTAAAGTGTTATAACACGTCATCTGAGCACTAGTAGGGGCCCAGAACAATATGATAATCCTagagtttgttttttttttataaaataatccgTATATTTTCATTTTCTAATGTGACAACTCATGGTAAAATTCCACGATTTCATgcacaaaaataatatatcaagaacctCTTGCTCCCTCACTGCTATAGAAGTGGGCCAGCATAGCAACTTGCATGTATTGTTGGGTTCTGCTGGCATGGGCATCATGTGGTAGCACTCCAACCAGGAGCCAACTAAGTATACAGCAGCAGGAAATTCAAGGAGTCATGTACGCCATACTTAATCTTTGGTAATAAAACATATATTAAATACAAATATGCCATAAATGTTAATATAACAAAAAAGTTAAAGGCAATGGATTGCAAAATATAGGCATCTTACTTTCTCAAGAGATAAATCTTTTGTGTCTTGCACCTTCAAGTCAATATCAGCATAACTCATGTCAGCCAAGATTCCCTTAGCTTTAAGGGTCTCTGGAAACTTGCCATAACATCTACCTGATATAATCAATGGACTTTCAGCAGAAAGATCTGGAATATGGATAGGATATACCTGAAAGGAAAGCAAGCAAGTTTTAAGGTGATTTTATCAGAAATATAGCACAAGAAAAGAATGGAAGTGAATCATAAAATCGATTGATAATGAAATAAAACCTAGCTGAATTTTATAAAGCAAAAACTTAATATCATCCAAATCATGCAAATTTTTATTGAGGTTATCAAATGCAATTTAAGCCAAAAACCTCAGTCAATTGATCTTTTCACTACATAGATTGCAAGACAGTTTTTTCAGTAGATCGTTATATTAAAGAGGACCGACATGAAGCAGTTCTATCAAAAGTTATTGAGTAAATGAACTAAGGAAAATTCTTGTGAATTAAGGTCAGTAAATGGAGGGGGGTTATGGTGGGCATTGCAGATAACCGTCACTGGATGATATTACAGTTGGCATAGCTCATATTTCTACTCTGTTacaatctaagttctaatcttttcaTGCCTAGAACCGTCTCTCAGTACGACAGACCGTCAATAA
Protein-coding sequences here:
- the LOC135604976 gene encoding protein DEEPER ROOTING 1-like; translation: MPSSQKEELNDWPQALLSIGTLGNSEMKEEPRRDEHSRTLDSPSEDLSNFTIDEVSNLQKELKKLLSLKSKTKSAGSEFGEEDRAKLPLNRFLNCPSSLEVDRIASAKLEYLDNDNNGDLSPNTKIVLSKVKEVLLGNRNAIKKKSISFLLKRMFVCGGGFAPAPGFRDPMPESRMEKILRAILTKKMHQQSSTPSSSQKYLENKPVGRSQEGEAEEEEEKRKAQCKWVKTDSEFIVLEI